The Megasphaera stantonii genome includes a window with the following:
- the nusB gene encoding transcription antitermination factor NusB has translation MSRHKARQQALELLFSREFHGENDIQYKEKEIFEEDGAAPDDAADSAAELSDGGDEGAYCDYLVQTVTAHKEELDGVIQSFAKGWNVSRMNHTDKNIMRLALCELVYPKEETAPSIVLNEAILLAKEYSGEKAAKFINGILGAYVRSRS, from the coding sequence GTGAGCAGACATAAAGCGCGCCAGCAGGCGCTGGAACTTTTGTTTTCCCGCGAATTCCACGGCGAAAACGACATACAATATAAAGAAAAAGAAATTTTTGAAGAAGACGGCGCGGCGCCTGACGATGCAGCCGATAGCGCGGCGGAACTTAGCGACGGCGGCGACGAAGGTGCCTATTGCGACTATCTCGTGCAGACGGTTACGGCTCATAAGGAAGAGCTGGACGGCGTCATTCAGTCTTTTGCCAAAGGCTGGAACGTATCCCGCATGAATCATACTGATAAAAACATCATGCGGCTGGCCTTGTGCGAGCTCGTATACCCCAAGGAGGAAACGGCTCCGTCCATCGTGCTGAACGAGGCGATCTTGCTGGCCAAAGAATACAGCGGCGAAAAAGCGGCTAAATTCATCAACGGCATTTTGGGCGCCTATGTGAGGTCCCGGTCGTAA
- a CDS encoding Asp23/Gls24 family envelope stress response protein, protein METTETNALGSVHISQRAISVLASQTAAAVSGVASLGASIAETAARKIGRTSLAQGVDAVIDGREVELTVRLVVQYGYRIPDIALAVQKKVKDAVESSAGCSVTAVHVVVQDIAFSDGEGDGAERSGSHDGA, encoded by the coding sequence ATGGAAACGACGGAAACGAATGCGTTAGGAAGCGTACATATTTCACAGCGGGCGATTTCCGTACTGGCGTCCCAAACGGCAGCTGCCGTCAGCGGCGTAGCTTCGCTGGGCGCGTCTATTGCGGAAACGGCGGCCCGGAAAATCGGGCGGACCAGCCTGGCCCAGGGCGTAGACGCGGTCATCGACGGCCGGGAGGTCGAGCTGACGGTGCGCCTTGTCGTGCAGTATGGGTATCGGATTCCCGATATTGCCCTGGCAGTGCAGAAGAAGGTCAAGGACGCTGTAGAATCCTCGGCTGGATGCAGCGTGACGGCCGTCCATGTCGTCGTTCAGGATATCGCGTTTTCCGACGGCGAGGGAGACGGGGCGGAAAGGAGCGGCAGTCATGACGGAGCATAG
- the xseB gene encoding exodeoxyribonuclease VII small subunit → MARTTDKLKNFEANYEKLEEVVKALDSPDLTLKESLDLYEKAIKLSEACESALEYAKQRAQALADIHERAEEDDGSDKTLEEGTLGL, encoded by the coding sequence ATGGCAAGAACGACGGATAAACTAAAGAATTTTGAAGCGAATTATGAAAAGCTGGAAGAAGTGGTCAAGGCCCTGGATTCGCCAGACTTGACGCTTAAGGAATCGCTGGACTTATATGAAAAGGCCATCAAGCTTTCCGAAGCTTGCGAAAGCGCGCTGGAATATGCCAAACAACGGGCTCAGGCCCTGGCAGATATTCACGAACGGGCCGAAGAGGACGATGGGTCAGACAAAACCTTGGAAGAAGGGACGTTAGGCTTATGA
- the xseA gene encoding exodeoxyribonuclease VII large subunit, whose translation MKYASVTDVVRRIKDDIQKDFRLQSVAMEGNIIGLKRASNGHYYMNLHDDACSIRAILFRNRAGRMMDGIREGDHVVVIGSVNVYEKGGALSFIIERLFSQGIGSLQAEYERIKNELERDGYFDAAHKQAIPRFPWTVGVLTSRTGAVLHDIRKIAAERNPYVDIRLFPIPVQGAGAEEKIAAAVAKAGTRRDLDVLILARGGGSMEDLWCFNSPAVVKAIYGSAVPVITAIGHETDTTLADYAADIRAATPTHAAELAFPDVEEIELDLAAMSRQAWDMLMDAIEGRRRDTANLAARMQPRRYGAFLTEKRDRIRQMVQTGSRRLDVILAEKGGRMAGLQAALQALNPAALVRRGYGQLEQQGRIVADIRRLDKECPLRIQLVDGAITTEIKEVDIYGKNDG comes from the coding sequence ATGAAGTATGCCTCAGTGACAGACGTCGTCCGGCGTATCAAGGACGATATACAAAAAGACTTTCGCCTCCAAAGCGTAGCGATGGAAGGGAATATCATCGGCCTGAAGCGGGCGTCCAACGGCCATTACTACATGAATCTCCACGACGACGCCTGCTCGATCAGGGCCATCTTATTCCGCAATCGTGCCGGGAGGATGATGGACGGCATCCGCGAAGGCGATCATGTCGTCGTCATCGGCTCGGTCAACGTATACGAAAAAGGCGGCGCGTTGTCGTTTATCATCGAGCGCCTCTTTTCGCAGGGCATAGGCTCGCTGCAGGCCGAATACGAACGGATAAAGAATGAACTGGAGCGGGACGGGTATTTCGACGCCGCCCACAAACAGGCGATTCCCCGCTTTCCCTGGACTGTAGGCGTGCTGACGTCGCGTACGGGCGCCGTGCTTCACGATATCCGCAAGATAGCCGCCGAACGCAATCCCTACGTGGATATCCGCCTGTTTCCCATTCCTGTGCAGGGCGCAGGAGCCGAAGAAAAAATTGCAGCCGCCGTGGCAAAAGCCGGAACGCGCAGGGATTTGGATGTCCTCATTCTGGCGCGCGGCGGCGGTTCCATGGAAGATCTGTGGTGCTTCAACAGTCCCGCCGTCGTCAAGGCTATTTACGGCTCGGCGGTGCCGGTCATTACGGCTATTGGCCATGAGACGGATACGACGCTGGCCGATTACGCGGCGGACATCCGGGCGGCGACGCCGACGCATGCGGCCGAACTGGCTTTTCCCGACGTAGAGGAAATCGAGCTGGACTTGGCGGCCATGAGCCGTCAGGCCTGGGACATGCTGATGGACGCGATTGAAGGGCGGCGCCGCGATACGGCCAACCTGGCCGCCCGCATGCAGCCGAGGCGGTACGGCGCCTTTTTGACGGAAAAACGAGACCGCATCCGCCAGATGGTGCAGACGGGGAGCCGCCGTCTCGACGTGATTTTAGCTGAAAAAGGCGGGCGCATGGCCGGCCTGCAGGCTGCGCTGCAGGCCCTGAACCCGGCGGCTCTCGTGCGCCGCGGATACGGGCAGCTGGAGCAGCAGGGACGCATCGTCGCGGATATCCGCCGGCTGGACAAAGAGTGTCCGCTGCGGATACAGCTGGTAGACGGCGCAATTACGACGGAAATCAAAGAGGTAGACATATATGGCAAGAACGACGGATAA
- a CDS encoding polyprenyl synthetase family protein — translation MNFADYMKEQKGRIDSRLKTLLQTDVPQFSQLYKAMNYSLLAGGKRIRPILLLATLEALGKDSEPYIDLACALECVHSYSLIHDDLPAMDDDDLRRGKPTNHVVFGEGTAILAGDGLLTYAFELMAAQTHIDAAKLARCIAIFAHAAGPAGMVGGQAFDLASEGNTSIGREGLELLHYSKTGIIFKAAIELAAVLGDAGEAQKKALDTYAFYMGLTFQITDDILDVVGDEASLGKPVGSDAKNDKATYVTIFSLDEARRMAEEAAEKATAAVEPLGPKAWFLRDLVSYMLVRTK, via the coding sequence ATGAATTTTGCAGACTATATGAAGGAACAGAAAGGCCGCATAGACAGCCGGCTGAAAACGCTGCTCCAGACGGACGTGCCGCAGTTTTCCCAGCTGTATAAGGCGATGAATTACAGCCTCCTGGCCGGCGGAAAGCGCATCCGGCCGATATTGCTTCTGGCTACGCTGGAAGCCTTGGGCAAGGATTCGGAACCGTATATAGATCTGGCCTGCGCTTTGGAATGCGTTCATTCCTATTCGCTCATCCACGACGACTTGCCGGCCATGGACGACGACGACCTGCGGCGTGGCAAGCCGACGAATCACGTCGTGTTCGGCGAAGGCACGGCGATTTTGGCCGGCGACGGCCTGCTTACCTATGCCTTCGAGCTCATGGCGGCGCAGACCCATATCGACGCGGCTAAATTGGCGCGGTGCATCGCCATCTTTGCCCATGCGGCCGGACCGGCCGGCATGGTAGGCGGCCAGGCCTTTGATCTGGCGTCGGAAGGCAATACGTCCATCGGCCGCGAAGGCTTAGAGCTTCTCCACTATTCTAAAACCGGCATCATTTTTAAAGCGGCGATTGAATTGGCAGCTGTACTGGGCGATGCCGGCGAAGCGCAGAAAAAAGCTCTGGATACATACGCCTTTTACATGGGCCTGACCTTCCAGATTACCGACGACATTCTCGATGTCGTCGGCGACGAAGCTTCGCTGGGGAAACCTGTCGGCAGCGATGCAAAAAACGACAAGGCTACGTATGTTACGATTTTTTCATTAGACGAAGCGCGGCGCATGGCGGAGGAAGCGGCGGAAAAAGCGACGGCCGCCGTAGAACCGCTGGGACCGAAGGCTTGGTTCCTGCGGGACCTCGTGTCGTATATGCTCGTCCGTACGAAGTAA
- the efp gene encoding elongation factor P → MITSNDFRPGVTIEIDGQVWQVVEFQHVKPGKGAAFVRAKIKNLETGAVIERTWNAGEKVQDGRVDRRQMQYLYENDGMYCFMDNETYEQIELNKDNLGNAVNFLKEDMTVTVMQFKGKVIGIDLPAAVELKVVETDPGVRGDTATGGSKPAKLETGYVVKVPLFINEGEVLQIDTRTGDYIGRA, encoded by the coding sequence ATGATTACAAGTAATGATTTCAGACCAGGCGTAACGATTGAAATTGACGGCCAGGTATGGCAGGTCGTCGAATTCCAGCATGTAAAACCCGGTAAGGGCGCAGCCTTTGTCCGCGCTAAGATTAAAAACCTCGAAACGGGCGCCGTTATCGAACGTACATGGAACGCCGGCGAAAAAGTCCAGGACGGCCGCGTAGACCGCCGCCAGATGCAGTACCTCTATGAAAACGACGGCATGTACTGCTTCATGGACAACGAAACGTACGAACAGATCGAACTGAACAAGGACAACCTCGGCAACGCCGTAAACTTCCTGAAAGAAGACATGACGGTTACGGTTATGCAGTTTAAAGGCAAGGTAATCGGCATCGACTTGCCGGCAGCCGTCGAACTCAAGGTCGTTGAAACCGATCCGGGCGTCCGCGGCGATACGGCTACGGGCGGCAGCAAACCGGCTAAATTGGAAACAGGATATGTCGTTAAAGTGCCTCTCTTCATCAACGAAGGCGAAGTTCTCCAGATCGATACGAGAACGGGCGACTATATCGGCAGAGCATAA
- a CDS encoding Asp23/Gls24 family envelope stress response protein, which yields MTEHSDSFAYTISESALAKIAATAALGTKGVAGKKGRGIVVKYLDGIVAADVHIQAYYGAQLRTLALTVQQNVAKALTVMADPKHLEVHVTIEDVVMSPHEGQNHTGG from the coding sequence ATGACGGAGCATAGCGATAGTTTTGCCTATACGATCAGCGAAAGCGCGCTGGCTAAGATTGCGGCGACGGCGGCCTTGGGCACCAAAGGCGTGGCCGGAAAAAAAGGCCGCGGCATCGTCGTCAAATATCTGGACGGCATCGTCGCGGCAGACGTGCACATTCAGGCCTATTACGGCGCACAGCTGCGGACGCTGGCCCTGACGGTGCAGCAGAACGTCGCCAAGGCCCTTACGGTGATGGCTGATCCTAAACACTTAGAGGTCCACGTCACGATTGAAGACGTAGTCATGAGTCCCCATGAGGGCCAAAACCATACAGGAGGTTAG
- a CDS encoding TlyA family RNA methyltransferase — protein MQQKERLDVLLVERGLAESREKAKAAIMAGLVFVKNQRVDKAGTKISVDAEVAVKGNPIPYVGRGGLKLEKAMETFPIDLTGVTMMDIGASTGGFTDCALQNGAAKVFAVDVGYGQLAWKLRTDERVVNMERTNIRNVTVEDIGEPVDFISIDVSFISLLKIMSAVAPLLADGGSMVTLIKPQFEAGREHVGKGGIVRDSGVHRDVIRRVTDGIAACGISPLALTFSPIKGADGNIEYLLYSKKEGAVRNEISDDVIEDIVTRSHEM, from the coding sequence ATGCAGCAAAAAGAACGGCTCGACGTGCTGCTCGTCGAACGAGGGCTGGCGGAAAGCCGGGAAAAGGCAAAGGCTGCTATTATGGCAGGCCTCGTATTCGTTAAAAATCAGCGCGTCGACAAGGCGGGAACGAAGATTTCCGTCGACGCCGAAGTAGCGGTGAAGGGCAATCCCATTCCCTACGTCGGCAGAGGCGGATTGAAGCTGGAAAAAGCGATGGAAACCTTTCCTATCGACCTGACGGGCGTGACGATGATGGATATCGGCGCGTCGACAGGCGGGTTTACGGACTGCGCCCTGCAGAACGGGGCGGCTAAGGTATTCGCCGTCGACGTGGGGTACGGCCAGCTGGCCTGGAAACTGCGCACGGACGAACGGGTCGTCAATATGGAGCGGACTAATATACGCAACGTCACGGTAGAAGACATCGGCGAGCCCGTCGATTTTATTTCCATCGACGTGTCGTTTATTTCCCTGCTCAAGATCATGTCGGCCGTCGCGCCGCTGCTGGCTGACGGAGGCTCCATGGTCACACTGATCAAGCCCCAATTTGAAGCGGGGCGCGAGCATGTCGGCAAGGGCGGCATCGTCCGGGACAGCGGCGTGCACCGCGACGTCATCCGCCGCGTGACCGACGGCATTGCAGCCTGCGGCATATCGCCCCTGGCCCTGACCTTTTCACCGATCAAAGGGGCCGACGGCAATATCGAATATTTGCTGTACAGCAAAAAAGAAGGGGCCGTCCGCAATGAAATAAGCGACGATGTAATCGAAGACATCGTAACCCGTTCTCATGAAATGTAG
- a CDS encoding peptidase, with translation MDAFLGIDTSCYTTSLCVVDSHFDVVADERIILTVPQGGRGLSQSNMVYQHMRNLPVLFERLAPQLESCVIRAVGVTDKPRRREDSYMPAFLAGLGYGRSLAAVLRVPLYTLSHQENHLLAALRATGSIGQEAFYGLHLSGGTTDLLKAVPDAMGLDIERVGGTSDISAGQFIDRIGVALGLPFPAGVHVDKMAQTAAVPAKPSHVWCRQGEISFSGPESQGQRRIAGRSGTAAEICSWTLATVWDGLRRMLDDKEDMQSLVAVGGVMSNAYLQGELAAYCRRRHVRLLLAPAGFSADNGSGAAFWAAWQERKSK, from the coding sequence ATGGACGCGTTTTTGGGCATCGACACGAGCTGCTATACGACGTCGCTGTGCGTAGTCGACTCGCATTTCGACGTCGTTGCCGACGAACGGATTATTTTGACCGTGCCCCAGGGCGGGCGCGGCTTATCCCAGTCGAACATGGTATATCAGCATATGCGGAACCTGCCCGTGCTGTTCGAACGGCTTGCGCCGCAGCTGGAGTCCTGCGTGATTCGCGCTGTCGGCGTCACGGATAAGCCGCGGCGGCGTGAAGATTCATATATGCCGGCCTTTTTAGCTGGATTGGGCTACGGCCGTTCTCTGGCTGCCGTTCTCCGCGTCCCGCTGTATACTCTCAGCCATCAGGAAAACCACTTGCTGGCGGCGCTGCGCGCGACTGGCTCCATAGGGCAGGAGGCCTTTTACGGCCTTCATCTGTCCGGCGGCACGACGGATTTGCTCAAAGCTGTTCCCGATGCAATGGGACTCGATATCGAACGGGTCGGCGGCACGAGCGACATCAGCGCCGGTCAGTTCATCGACCGCATCGGCGTCGCCCTGGGCCTGCCCTTCCCGGCTGGCGTTCATGTGGATAAAATGGCTCAGACTGCGGCAGTTCCGGCTAAGCCGTCGCACGTGTGGTGCCGGCAGGGAGAAATCAGTTTTTCCGGTCCGGAATCGCAGGGGCAGCGGCGTATTGCCGGGCGCAGCGGCACGGCTGCCGAAATATGCAGCTGGACGCTGGCTACGGTCTGGGACGGCCTGCGCCGCATGCTGGACGACAAGGAGGACATGCAGTCTCTCGTCGCCGTAGGCGGCGTCATGTCGAACGCCTATTTGCAGGGCGAATTGGCGGCTTACTGCCGCCGCCGTCATGTCAGGCTGCTGCTGGCTCCGGCCGGCTTTAGCGCGGACAACGGTTCCGGCGCGGCCTTTTGGGCTGCCTGGCAGGAAAGGAAGAGCAAATGA
- a CDS encoding M24 family metallopeptidase encodes MMEERISRLRQFLHEHTADGIIILQPENLRYFSGFTGGEGALVVSLSDAVLWTDSRYTEQAALQSGQWYAVKNHEGKLAGSICDSLNGMGVQAVLYERDFLTHSLYEAISSGLEECCFSAQDLSQLRAVKEPYELTATRRASEIADQAFAQLLPYIRPGVTERELAARLESAMLLLGSEERSFATIVASGRRSAMPHGTASGKVVEAGDFVTFDFGAVWEGYHSDMTRTVVVGKASPEQKEFYQTVLEGQLLGLGAVRVGASCRDIDAAVRQYFSERGADQYFTHALGHGTGLEIHEQPVLSPRAAGTLQENMIVTVEPGLYIEGKYGVRIEDSVAVTADGCEILTKTSKELMELL; translated from the coding sequence GTGATGGAAGAACGGATTTCTCGCCTGCGGCAGTTTCTGCATGAACATACTGCCGACGGTATAATCATATTGCAGCCGGAAAACCTTCGGTACTTCAGCGGCTTTACGGGCGGCGAAGGCGCGCTGGTCGTCAGCTTGTCCGACGCCGTGCTGTGGACCGACTCCCGATACACGGAGCAGGCGGCGCTGCAGTCCGGCCAATGGTATGCCGTGAAAAATCACGAGGGAAAGCTGGCCGGTTCCATCTGCGATTCCCTGAACGGTATGGGCGTACAAGCCGTTCTGTATGAACGGGACTTCTTGACCCATTCGCTTTACGAAGCCATTTCATCGGGCTTGGAAGAATGCTGTTTCTCGGCTCAGGATTTATCACAGCTGCGGGCGGTAAAGGAGCCCTATGAGCTGACGGCGACGCGCCGGGCCAGCGAGATTGCCGATCAGGCCTTTGCCCAGCTGCTGCCCTATATCCGTCCCGGCGTGACGGAACGGGAATTGGCGGCGCGGCTGGAAAGCGCTATGCTTCTTCTCGGCTCGGAAGAACGATCCTTCGCGACCATCGTGGCTTCAGGCCGCCGGTCGGCTATGCCCCACGGCACGGCGAGCGGCAAGGTCGTTGAAGCCGGCGATTTCGTTACCTTTGACTTCGGCGCCGTATGGGAAGGCTATCATTCCGACATGACCCGCACCGTCGTCGTCGGCAAGGCATCGCCGGAGCAGAAAGAGTTTTATCAAACCGTATTGGAAGGCCAATTGTTGGGATTAGGCGCCGTCCGGGTGGGAGCGTCCTGCCGCGACATCGACGCGGCTGTCCGCCAGTATTTTTCCGAACGGGGCGCAGACCAATACTTCACCCATGCCTTGGGCCATGGGACGGGGCTGGAGATCCACGAACAGCCCGTGCTTTCGCCGCGTGCGGCCGGCACGCTGCAGGAGAATATGATAGTCACGGTTGAACCGGGACTGTACATAGAAGGCAAATACGGCGTCCGCATAGAGGATTCCGTTGCCGTTACAGCTGATGGCTGTGAAATACTAACTAAGACATCAAAAGAATTGATGGAGCTGTTATAG